The Candidatus Margulisiibacteriota bacterium region ATCTTTTATCCCCGCTTCTTTAAAAACGGCCCAGATAAATTTGAAGGCAACTCCGGCACCCGCCAGGTTCTTTGACGGATGGGGCCCGTCTATCATTTTTGGGTCCACAACTGCAAAGGCTTTTGGGAGTTTTTTTGGTATGTTGTGGTGGTCTGTCACTATCACATCCATGCCGAGGGAGGATGCTTTTTCTATCTCTTTTGCATTGGTTATGCCGCAGTCCACCGTAACGATCAGCTTTGTCCCATCGTCTGCTATCTTTGAAACGGCTTCTTCGTGCATTCCGTAGCCTTCGCCATAGCGGCGCGGGATATAATAAGAGGTTTCTATGCCCAGTTTTCTTAGGGCCAGCACCACTATGGCCGTGGCAGTTACCCCGTCAACATCAAAATCGCCGTAGACGGTCACCTTTTCGCCCCTGTCCCTTGCCAGCAGCACTCTGCCGGCGGCCTTTTTCATGCCGGGTATCTCAAAAGGGTCCCTCAAGCCAGAAAGCCTGGGATTAATAAAAGAAGCGGCTTCTTCTGTTGTCTTTATGCCTCTGTTGATGATGACCTGGGAGGTTGTTCTGGAAATGCTGAATTCTCCGGCAATTTTAGCAGCAAGATCGTCCTGGAGGGGATACTGGAACCATCTGCGGTTTAGCAGGCTCATCTTACGGTTTCTTGATAAGCATCAGCTTTTGCCCGAACTCCACGCTCTTGCCGTTTTCGACAAGTATCTTAACGATCTTTCCGCTTACCTCGGATTCTATTTCGTTGAAAAGTTTCATAGCTTCTATTATGCAAACCACCTTACCTTTTTCCACCTGGGAACCGACCTCAACATACGGCGGGCTGTCAGGAGAAGGCGAACGGTAAAAGGTGCCGACCATTGGCGAGGTTATTGCAAGCAGCCCTTCATCCTCATCCTTTTTTGCTGCGGGAACTTCAACTTTGTGAGCAACCTGATGCTGGGGGGCTACATGAACTGCATGGATCTGTCCTTTGTCGCGCTTAACTTCCACTTTGAACCCGTCCTTTTCCACGCTCAGGCCGGATACATCGGATTCTTCCGCTATCTTTATTATCTTCTTTATCTGTTCAAAGTCCATTATATTCTCCTTTTTACCCTGAGCGACCCCGAGCCTGTCGAGGGGGAGTCGAAGGGTTATGCCCGTTCTATATACGCGCCGGTCTTTGTGTTGACCAGGACCATCTCTCCTTCTTTGACGAACATCGGGACCTGCGTCACAAACCCGGTCTCCAGCGTTGCCGGCTTCATTATATTTGAAACACTGTCCCCTTTAAAGCCCGAACCTGTCTCTTTGACCTTAAGCGCCACCGAGGCCGGCAGCTCCACCCCTATAACTCTTCCCTCGTGCATGTTGATCTGGACAATGTCGCCTTCTTTTATATAATTGGGCGCGTCCCCTATTATGTCCTTTGTAAGGGCGAACTGCTCAAAGGTTTCCTGATCCATAAAATTGTATTCGTCCCCTGAGATAAAGATGAACTGCATCTGTTTTCTTTCGATATGTGCTCTTTCAACTTTATCGTTTGATTTAAAGGTCTTTTCTGTGGAGTTGCCGGTATCCAGGTTCTTTAACTTGACGCGCACTATCGCCCCGCCCCTTCCCATCTTTATGTGGTTGTATTCGACAACGGTAAACACCTGTTTGTCAAGCTCGATCGTAGTGCCCGGACGAAGCTCTGTGACCGCTATAGACATCTAAATCCTCCGATCTTCATCGATATGTTCATTTTACATTATGGAGGGCAAGTGTTCAACGCTTCCTGCGTAAACCCGAACCTGAAGGTTCGGCTCGATTTAAACCCTATCCCCCTTCCCCTTTTCAGGGCAAGGGGAGTTTTGATCTCTCCCCCTGACAAGGGGAAGATTAAGAGGGGGTTTATTAGGGAGATTAGGGCAAGTGTTCAACCCAAACAAAAAGCCCCCCCCGCTTTGGCGGGTGAGGGCTTTATCTTGTGCTCTGATCCTTCTATTCTTCTACTGTAAACTCTATCAAAGGGCAATCCGGCATCTGCACAGGAACAGCTGTTTTATCTCCCGCGGGTTCGGTCTGTTCTATTTGCTTCGTTGCATGATTTTTCCTGATCAATTCTAACATTCGTTCAATTAGCTTTGGCAAACAGGGCAAGGATTTTGACCAGGCTTCACTAGTTTTAATCTCAAGCATGCTCGGAATTTGTTTTGTCATTCTGGGAAACTGCCTTCCCGGATCCAATAGAGACCTTTTTGCTATTGTTGCGATTGCTCTCTGCTGCAACATCGGTTGCGACAATGGTACTGACGAAATTGATTGCGCCATTTGTTTTTCTCCTTTTTGTGTTTTCTCTCAATCGACCCGGATTAGATTCTAATCCTTGAGACAGGATTTAGCTTACCGCCCCCCTGTATATAATTATCGTTAATATATGCCGATGATTTCATTTCCACAAATGGTATAATTGACCAGTAAATGGGGATGACAATTACGGCAATAATCGTTCTGCTTTCATATCTTATTGGCTCTGTGCCGTTTGCCTATATTGTCGCAAAGGCCAAAGGCATAGATCTGACCAAAGTCGGCAGCGGCAACATAGGGGCGACAAATGTGTGGAGGTCCATAAGCCCTGCCGCAGGGACTGCGGTGTTCTTTCTGGATTTTTTCAAGGGTTATGTTGCGGTGACTTTGGTAGGGGCAGGTCGCGACCTGCCCCTACTGGACAAACCTATGGTGGTTATTGCCTGCGCCGCCGCCGTCATACTGGGGCACACATTTTCCGTGTTCCTCAAATTCAAAGGCGGCAAGGGTGTTGCGACCGGGTTGGGCGTGGTCTTTGGCATCGCGCCTTATAATTTTGTTCTGTGCTTTGCGCTTGGAATGGGAATAATCGCTCTCACAGGTTATGTCTCGCTTGCCTCGATGACGGGCGCGGTATTTCTTTCTATACTTATGTTCTCGACAAGGCAGCCCGCCCCTTACGCGTGGGGGATCCTTTTGCTGGCCGCGTATGTCATATATAAACATGTGCCTAATATCAAACGATTGATAAACGGTACGGAAAATAGGATATCGTGGAAAAACAGATAAATGCGCCGGCGTGCCGTAGAGACGCCCCGACGGGCGTCTCTACAAAGGTACTATAACAATCCTATGATTAACAACAACCAATGTAGGTCCGTCTCCATCATCGGCGCCGGCGCATGGGGTACTACCTTGGCGGACCTTTTGGCAAAAAAAGGTCTCGATATCCTTTTGTGGTGTTTTGAAGAGCAGACAGTGCAAGATATTAATTCCTCAAAAGAGAACAAAAAGTTCCTGCCCGGCATAAAACTCCATAAGAACATAACAGCAACGGCTGACCTTGAAGAAAGCTTTAACAACTCAAAAGTTATCATAAGCGTTATCCCCTGTCAGCACATTAGGAACACCTATCAAGATAAGGGGCTTGTTGTCTCAAAGGATGTGATGATACTTAGCGCTACTAAAGGGATAGAAAAGGATACCCTAAAAAGGCCGTCCGAAATAATAAAGGAACTGCTAAAGGCAGAAAATGTCGCGGCCCTCTCCGGCCCCAACCTTTCAAAAGAAATTGCACAGGGTCTTCCGGCGGCTTCTGTCATAGCCTCTTCGGATGATAACACTGCAAAGATACTGCAGGAGATCTTGAACACCGAAAAGTTCAGGATCTACACGAGCGATGATGTGATAGGCGTCGAGCTCGGAGGAGCACTTAAGAATGTTATCGCTATTGCTGCCGGGATCTGCGACGGGCTGGCTCTGGGCAGCAACGCGAAGTCAGCCTTGATAGTACGCGGACTGGCCGAGATCAAGAGGCTTGGAATAGCCGCAGGAGCAAAACAGGGAACATTTTCCGGCCTGTCAGGGATCGGAGACCTGATAACCACCTGCCAGAGCAGCCTTTCAAGGAACCATTCTGTTGGAGAACAGCTGGCAAAAGGAAAGACCCTGGTTGAAATTCAAAAGAGCATGAACGCTATCCCTGAAGGCGTTGACACCTCCGTTTCCGCCTTAAAACTGGCGGAAAGACTTGAAGTTGAGATACCAATAACAAGAGAAGTGTATAAAGTCCTTCTTGAAGGCAAAAAACCCGCTGAGTCGATCCCCAGCCTGATGGGCCGCTCACTCAAGAGCGAGTAGCGTTTTCCAAAAAACCCGAAGGTACCCTGAAATTTCCTGATAAGAGGTCCGATGTATCTGTGTCCGCATTCAAGATCAAAGGAGAAACGATATGTCAGGAATGGGCCCCATTATCAGCAGGCTGCCTCAGATCAGGAACATAGGAGTTGTAAGGGAGATCAAGCAGGGGGAAGGAAGAGTGGGAGTTACACCTGCCGGAGCGGCAGCTTTTATCCGCATGGGCAGGACAGTATATGTGGAAAAAGATGCCGGCATAAGAAGCGGCTTCAGCAACCAGAGCTATCATGATGCAGGGGCAATAATACTGACAGGCCCCGCAGCTGTCTGGAAAAATGCGGACATGGTAATAAAGGTAAAAGAGCCGCTGCGCTATCCGGTCAACGAATTTGATTTCCTCCGGCCGGACCTTGTGCTTTTTACCTATCTTCATCTTGCCTCGGATCTGGACCTGGCAAGGGACACGGCAGCCTCAGGCGTTTGCGGTTTTGCTTTTGAGACGGCACAAAAAGAGGACGGCTCTATCCCGATGCTTGCCTGTATGAGCGAGATAGCGGGAAGAATGGCGCCTATGGAAGCTTCGGCAATAGGAGCTCCGAACGGCGCCATGGGGCTGTTGATGTCGGGGATACCTGAAATAGCGGAAAGGCAGAACATACTGGTACTTGGCGGAGGCAATGTCGGCGCCAACGCCGCAATGATATCCCTTAAACTGGGGGCCAACATAAGGATACTGGACATCAATGAAGACAGGGTTTGGAACAATCTGGAAAGGCTAGCCGCAAATAATGACAATTATTTCGACTTGCTTTCCTTTGGCCACCGTGCCGCAAAAGGATCGAATTTTGTGGAGGTTGGGCTCTCTAATGAAGCCGCGGTAGCGGAAGGGCTTGACTGGGCGCATACAACTATCGGAGCCGCTTTAAGGCCGGGGGCCCCGGCGCCTCTCTTGATCGGAAGCGATCACTTCTACGCAATGCAGAGCGGAAGGATCATCTTGGATGTGGCAGTGGACCAGGGCGGGATCTCGTCCCACACCAGGGCGACCACGCACGAAAAGCCAACTTTTATCGTGGACCGGGAAGGCAGGGTCCATGGCTACGGGGACATAGATACTCCCGGGACCGTCATGTACTGCGTAGCCAACATGCCCGGAAAGCACGCGAGGACCTCGACCCTCTCTCTCACTGCCAGGACCCTTCCATACGCCCTGGCCATGGCAGGGGGCTGGGAAAGCGCTTTTGAGCAGTACCCCGAACTGGCAAAAGGTATTAATACCTTGAATGGACATTTGACCCTGCAAGAGGTGGCCGAGCCTCTGGAATTGATGGAAATATTTAAGCCTCTTTCCGGTTTTTGATTGTGCTAAATGGCTTTTTGAAGTAAGATTGTCTTAATGACGACAGAAACCGCTGTTCTTGCGGGGGTCGCCTTCCCGCAGGACGAGATAAGCATCGAAAGTTCTATGGAAGAGCTTGCGCTCCTGGCAAAGACCGCAGGCTCTTTTGTCGCCGGCTCCATCGTCCAGAGAAGAGAAAAACCCGACCTTACAACTTTCATCGGCAAGGGCAAAGTGGAAGAACTAAAGAACCTGGTAAAAGCAAGAAAAGCCAACCTCATCATATTTGACAACGAACTGCATGCCTCACAGCAAAGGAACCTTGAAGAAGCCATCGGTGTAAAAGTGGTGGACAGGCCGGAACTTATTATCGATATTTTTGCCCGCCATGCGCATACCCGCGAAGGCCGGCTTCAGGTAGAGCTGGCGCAGTCGCAGTTCCTTTTGACCCGCCTTTCGGGGAAAGGCATACTGATGTCCCGTCTGGGAGGAGGCATCGGCACCAGGGGCCCGGGGGAAACAAAGCTGGAAGAGGACAGAAGAAAGATCAGGAAAAGAGTGGCCGAGTTAAAAAGAGAGCTTGAAACTCTCAAAAAAACAAGGCACACCAGGAACCTGTCCAGAAAATCTTCAGGGGTTACTGCGATCTCGCTTGTCGGCTATACCAATGCTGGAAAATCTTCGCTTATGAACGCGCTGACAAGGTCGGAGGTCCTGGTAGAGGATAAATTGTTCGCCACGCTGGATACCACGACAAGAAAATTGTATCTTCCCGGGGACCTGCACGCACTGCTCTCCGATACTGTGGGCTTTATCCAAAAACTGCCTCATCAACTTATAGATGCTTTCAAAGCCACGCTCGAAGAAGTATCGGACGCGGACCTGCTTTTGCATGTGGTGGACTCCTCAAGCAGCAGCATAGAGGGGCAGATAAACGCCGTCTACGGAGTGCTGGAGGAGATCAAAACGATCAATAAGCCCATCATAACCGTATTCAATAAGCGGGACAGACCGGATAGCATGGTCGAAAAAAAGCTGCTCGAAAAATACAGTCCTGCGGTAGAGATCAGCGCCTTAAAAAAAGAGGGGCTTGCGCAGCTAAAAGAGGCTATCTGCTCCTGTCTGAAACGCTCTCAACTGTCTTAAGCTCTTCCATCAATTTTGAGAAATTATCCGGCGTAAGTGATTGAGCGCCGTCAGAAAAAGCCTCTTCCGGTTTGGGGCAGACCTCTATCATAAGCCCGTCGGCGCCGGAGGCCACCGCGGCTTTGCTCATGGATGAGACCAGGCTCCATTTGCCTACCGCATGGCTCGGGTCCACCACCACAGGCAGATGGCTGAGCTCTTTAATGGCAGGCACAGCGCTGAGGTCTAAAGTGTTCCTGGTATATGTCTCAAAAGTGCGGATGCCCCGCTCGCAAAGGACCACATTCTTATTTCCCTCGCTCATTATGTACTCGGCGGACATCAGCAGTTCTTCCAGCGTTGCGCTAAGGCCTCTTTTTAACAGGATCGGCTTTTTGGTCTTTCCAACTTCCTTGAGCAGGTTAAAATTCTGCATGTTCCTTGCGCCTATCTGCAGCATGTCAGCATATTTGACTATCAAAGCAACATCCCTGGTGTCCATAACCTCGGTAACAATGGGAAGCCCCGTTTCTTCTTTGGCTTCTTTAAGGAGTTTAAGACCTTCTTCCCCGAGGCCCTGAAAGCTGTAGGGAGAAGTCCTGGGCTTAAAAGCCCCGCCTCTTAACATATGCGCGCCGGCGTTTTTTACCGCGCGGGCCGTGGCCAGTATCTGTTCTCTGTTTTCTACCGAGCATGGGCCTGCCATAACTACCACCGGGCATCCTGCCCCTATTTTTAGTCCGGCCCCAACATTTATCACGCTGTCCTGCGGATGGAACTCCCGGCTTACAAGTTTATAGGGTTTTCTTACGGCAACGATCTTTGATACGCCGGGCATCATCTGGAGCGTCTCTACCTGCAGAGTGGTCTTGTCCCCTATCGCGCCTATTATGGTCTGCTCGACCCCTTTTGAAAGATGAATTCCAAAGCCCAACCCCTTAAGTTTATCGGCAACGCCGTTTATCTGATCGTCGCTTGCCCCGGGCTTCATTATTATTATCATTGTTGGCTGCCTTCCCTTTACTCGCTCGTGTAATACTCGTTCTTTTTGGG contains the following coding sequences:
- the accB gene encoding acetyl-CoA carboxylase biotin carboxyl carrier protein — its product is MDFEQIKKIIKIAEESDVSGLSVEKDGFKVEVKRDKGQIHAVHVAPQHQVAHKVEVPAAKKDEDEGLLAITSPMVGTFYRSPSPDSPPYVEVGSQVEKGKVVCIIEAMKLFNEIESEVSGKIVKILVENGKSVEFGQKLMLIKKP
- the aroF gene encoding 3-deoxy-7-phosphoheptulonate synthase, with protein sequence MIIIMKPGASDDQINGVADKLKGLGFGIHLSKGVEQTIIGAIGDKTTLQVETLQMMPGVSKIVAVRKPYKLVSREFHPQDSVINVGAGLKIGAGCPVVVMAGPCSVENREQILATARAVKNAGAHMLRGGAFKPRTSPYSFQGLGEEGLKLLKEAKEETGLPIVTEVMDTRDVALIVKYADMLQIGARNMQNFNLLKEVGKTKKPILLKRGLSATLEELLMSAEYIMSEGNKNVVLCERGIRTFETYTRNTLDLSAVPAIKELSHLPVVVDPSHAVGKWSLVSSMSKAAVASGADGLMIEVCPKPEEAFSDGAQSLTPDNFSKLMEELKTVESVSDRSR
- the plsY gene encoding glycerol-3-phosphate 1-O-acyltransferase PlsY, with amino-acid sequence MTITAIIVLLSYLIGSVPFAYIVAKAKGIDLTKVGSGNIGATNVWRSISPAAGTAVFFLDFFKGYVAVTLVGAGRDLPLLDKPMVVIACAAAVILGHTFSVFLKFKGGKGVATGLGVVFGIAPYNFVLCFALGMGIIALTGYVSLASMTGAVFLSILMFSTRQPAPYAWGILLLAAYVIYKHVPNIKRLINGTENRISWKNR
- a CDS encoding NAD(P)H-dependent glycerol-3-phosphate dehydrogenase encodes the protein MINNNQCRSVSIIGAGAWGTTLADLLAKKGLDILLWCFEEQTVQDINSSKENKKFLPGIKLHKNITATADLEESFNNSKVIISVIPCQHIRNTYQDKGLVVSKDVMILSATKGIEKDTLKRPSEIIKELLKAENVAALSGPNLSKEIAQGLPAASVIASSDDNTAKILQEILNTEKFRIYTSDDVIGVELGGALKNVIAIAAGICDGLALGSNAKSALIVRGLAEIKRLGIAAGAKQGTFSGLSGIGDLITTCQSSLSRNHSVGEQLAKGKTLVEIQKSMNAIPEGVDTSVSALKLAERLEVEIPITREVYKVLLEGKKPAESIPSLMGRSLKSE
- the hflX gene encoding GTPase HflX, with amino-acid sequence MTTETAVLAGVAFPQDEISIESSMEELALLAKTAGSFVAGSIVQRREKPDLTTFIGKGKVEELKNLVKARKANLIIFDNELHASQQRNLEEAIGVKVVDRPELIIDIFARHAHTREGRLQVELAQSQFLLTRLSGKGILMSRLGGGIGTRGPGETKLEEDRRKIRKRVAELKRELETLKKTRHTRNLSRKSSGVTAISLVGYTNAGKSSLMNALTRSEVLVEDKLFATLDTTTRKLYLPGDLHALLSDTVGFIQKLPHQLIDAFKATLEEVSDADLLLHVVDSSSSSIEGQINAVYGVLEEIKTINKPIITVFNKRDRPDSMVEKKLLEKYSPAVEISALKKEGLAQLKEAICSCLKRSQLS
- a CDS encoding alanine dehydrogenase, with the translated sequence MSGMGPIISRLPQIRNIGVVREIKQGEGRVGVTPAGAAAFIRMGRTVYVEKDAGIRSGFSNQSYHDAGAIILTGPAAVWKNADMVIKVKEPLRYPVNEFDFLRPDLVLFTYLHLASDLDLARDTAASGVCGFAFETAQKEDGSIPMLACMSEIAGRMAPMEASAIGAPNGAMGLLMSGIPEIAERQNILVLGGGNVGANAAMISLKLGANIRILDINEDRVWNNLERLAANNDNYFDLLSFGHRAAKGSNFVEVGLSNEAAVAEGLDWAHTTIGAALRPGAPAPLLIGSDHFYAMQSGRIILDVAVDQGGISSHTRATTHEKPTFIVDREGRVHGYGDIDTPGTVMYCVANMPGKHARTSTLSLTARTLPYALAMAGGWESAFEQYPELAKGINTLNGHLTLQEVAEPLELMEIFKPLSGF
- the efp gene encoding elongation factor P, with protein sequence MSIAVTELRPGTTIELDKQVFTVVEYNHIKMGRGGAIVRVKLKNLDTGNSTEKTFKSNDKVERAHIERKQMQFIFISGDEYNFMDQETFEQFALTKDIIGDAPNYIKEGDIVQINMHEGRVIGVELPASVALKVKETGSGFKGDSVSNIMKPATLETGFVTQVPMFVKEGEMVLVNTKTGAYIERA